One Yoonia sp. BS5-3 genomic window carries:
- the rplV gene encoding 50S ribosomal protein L22, producing MSKDKNPRRVADNEAMAKLRMLRTSPQKLNLVAGMIRGKKVEQALTDLTFSKKRIAGDVKKCLQSAIANAENNHNLDVDELVVAEAYCGKNLIMKRGRPRARGRFGKIIKPFSEITIVVRQVEEQA from the coding sequence ATGAGCAAGGATAAGAACCCTCGCCGCGTGGCTGACAATGAAGCCATGGCCAAGCTGCGCATGCTGCGGACATCCCCGCAGAAGCTGAACCTGGTTGCGGGCATGATCCGTGGCAAGAAGGTTGAGCAGGCGCTGACTGACCTGACCTTCAGCAAGAAACGCATCGCTGGCGACGTGAAGAAATGTCTTCAGTCCGCCATCGCCAACGCAGAAAATAATCACAACCTGGATGTTGATGAATTGGTTGTCGCCGAAGCCTATTGCGGCAAGAACCTGATCATGAAGCGCGGTCGTCCCCGTGCCCGTGGCCGGTTCGGCAAGATCATCAAGCCGTTTTCGGAAATCACAATTGTGGTTCGCCAAGTTGAGGAGCAAGCATAA
- the rpsS gene encoding 30S ribosomal protein S19, producing the protein MARSVWKGPFVDAYVLKKAEASRESGRNEVIKIWSRRSTILPQFVGLTFGVYNGKKHIPVNVTEDMIGQKFGEYSPTRTYYGHAADKKAKRK; encoded by the coding sequence ATGGCTCGTTCCGTCTGGAAAGGCCCGTTCGTCGACGCCTATGTCTTGAAAAAGGCAGAAGCTTCACGCGAAAGCGGCCGCAACGAAGTGATCAAGATCTGGTCACGCCGTTCGACTATCCTGCCTCAGTTCGTTGGTCTCACCTTTGGTGTGTACAACGGCAAGAAGCACATCCCTGTCAACGTCACGGAAGACATGATTGGTCAGAAGTTTGGTGAATATTCCCCAACACGGACCTATTATGGTCATGCCGCCGATAAGAAGGCAAAGCGCAAATGA
- the rplB gene encoding 50S ribosomal protein L2: protein MALKSYKPTTPGQRGLVLIDRSELWKDRPVKSLTEGLTKSGGRNNTGRITSRRRGGGAKRLYRIIDFKRNKLDMSAVVARIEYDPNRTAFIALIQYEDGTQNYIIAPQRLAVGDKVIASAKADIKPGNAMPFSGMPIGTIVHNIELKPGKGGQIARAAGTYAQFVGRDGGYAQIRLSSGELRLVRQECMATVGAVSNPDNSNQNFGKAGRMRHKGIRPSVRGVAMNPIDHPHGGGEGRTSGGRTPVTPWGKDTKGKRTRNKNKASQRLIVRSRHAKKKGR from the coding sequence ATGGCACTCAAGTCGTACAAACCGACGACGCCGGGCCAGCGTGGGCTGGTGCTGATCGACCGTTCGGAGCTTTGGAAAGATCGTCCAGTCAAATCCCTCACCGAGGGTTTGACAAAATCGGGCGGCCGGAACAATACCGGACGGATCACCTCGCGTCGTAGAGGCGGTGGCGCAAAGCGTCTTTACCGCATCATTGATTTCAAGCGGAACAAGCTGGACATGTCCGCTGTTGTCGCCCGGATCGAATATGACCCGAACCGCACTGCATTCATCGCGCTGATCCAGTACGAAGACGGTACTCAGAATTACATCATTGCCCCGCAGCGTCTGGCTGTTGGTGACAAGGTGATTGCCTCGGCCAAGGCCGACATCAAACCCGGTAATGCAATGCCTTTCAGCGGCATGCCCATCGGGACAATCGTTCACAACATCGAACTCAAGCCCGGCAAAGGCGGCCAGATCGCCCGTGCTGCTGGTACTTATGCGCAGTTCGTTGGTCGTGACGGTGGCTACGCGCAGATCCGCCTGTCTTCGGGCGAGCTGCGTCTGGTTCGTCAGGAATGCATGGCCACTGTTGGTGCTGTGTCGAACCCTGACAATTCCAACCAGAACTTTGGTAAAGCGGGCCGCATGCGCCACAAGGGCATCCGCCCATCCGTTCGCGGTGTTGCGATGAACCCGATCGACCACCCGCATGGTGGTGGTGAAGGCCGCACATCCGGTGGTCGTACGCCGGTTACTCCTTGGGGCAAAGACACCAAGGGCAAGCGTACCCGTAACAAAAACAAAGCGTCGCAGCGGCTTATCGTCCGTTCGCGTCACGCCAAGAAGAAGGGTCGGTAA